Part of the Solwaraspora sp. WMMA2065 genome is shown below.
TCCATCGGCCCAGCGTAGTCGACGGCGGACCGCTATCCGGCGGCGGTGCCCGACGGCGGGGGCAGGTCCTGTTCGGCCGGAAATGCCCGACCCGACCCGGCAGTCACCGGATCCAGCCCGGTGTCGTCGAGGTACGGGGTCGGCGAGTCGGCCATCGCGAACTGGGTTCGGTACAGCTCGGCGTACAGCCCACCGGCGGCGATCAGCTCGGCGTGTCGACCGCGCTCCACGATCCGGCCCTCGTCGAGGACGAGGATCTGGTCCGCGTCGCGCACCGTCGACAGCCGGTGCGCGATGACCAGTGCGGTACGGCCGGTGAGCGCGACCGACAGGGCGCGCTGCACCGCCGCCTCGGACTCCGAGTCGAGGTGGGCGGTGGCCTCGTCGAGGATGACGATCGACGGTGCCTTGAGCAGCAGCCGGGCGATGGCAATCCGCTGTTTCTCGCCGCCGGAGAAGCGGTAGCCGCGCTCACCGACCACCGTGTCCAGCCCGTCCGGCAGGGCCCGGACCAGCCCGTCGACCTGCGCGCCGCGCAGCGCCGCCCACATCTGGTCGTCGGTGGCGTCCGGCCTGGCGTACCGCAGGTTCTCCGCGATCGTCTCGTGGAACAGGTGGGAGTCCTGGGTGACCACCCCGATGGTGTCGCGCAGCGAGTCGAGTGTCGCGTCACGCACGTCCACCCCACCCACCCGGATCTCGCCGTCGCTCACGTCGTACACCCGGGAGACCAGCATGGCGGTGGTGCTCTTGCCGGCGCCGGACGGGCCGACCAGGGCGACCAGCTGCCCCGGCTCCACGGTGAACGACACCCCGCGCAGCACCGGCTCGGAGACCGTGCGGTCGAGCGTCGCGACGTCCTCCAGCGAGGCCAGCGAGATCTCGGCGGCGCTGGGGTACCGGAACCGGACGTCGCGGAACTCCAGTCGGCTCGAGCCGGGCGGCACGACGACGGCGTCCGGGCGCTCGGCGATCGACGGGGCGAGGTCGAGCACCTCGAACACCCGGTCGAAGGAGACCAGCGCGCTCATCACGTCGACCCGCACGTTGCTCAACGCGGTCAGCGGCCCGTAGAGGCGGGTGAGCAGCAGGGCCAGGGTCACCACGGTGCCGGCGCTGACCGCGCCGGTGACCGCCAGCCAGCCGCCGAGTCCGTAGGTGAGCGCCTGGGCGAGCGAGGCGACCAGCAGCATCGCCACGAAGAAGGTACGCGAGTACATCGCCGACTGGATGCCGATCTCCCGGACCCGGTCGGCCCGCTCGGCGAACCGGCGTGCCTCGACCTCGGGCTGGCCGAAGAGCTTGACCAGTAGCGCGCCGGCGACCCCGAACCGCTCGGTCATCGTGGCGTTCATCTTGGCGTCGAGGTCGTACGACTCCCGGGTGATCTCCGCGAGCCGCTTGCCGACCCGGCGGGCCGGCACGATGAAGATCGGCAGCAGCACCAGGGACAGCGCGGTGATCTGCCAGGACAGGGTGAACATCACCGCGGCGGTGAGCACCAGTTGGATGACATTGCTGACCACACCGGACAGCGTCGAGGTGAAGGCCCGCTGGGCGCCGATCACGTCGTTGTTGAGCCGGCTGACCAGCGCACCGGTCTGGGTCCGGGTGAAGAACTGCAACGGCATCCGCTGCACGTGGTCGAAGACCCGGGTCCGCAGGTCCAGGATGATGCCCTCACCGATCCGGGCGGCGTACCAGCGTTGGGCCAGGGAGAGCAGCGCGTCCACCACGGCGAGACCGGCGATCAGCAGGGCCAGCCGGACCACGGTCGCGCCGGCGTCGGCGCGACCGGCGGTGATCGTGTTCACCACGTCGCCGGCGAGGACCGGGGTGGCGACCCCGATGCCGGCCGCCAGCACGACGGTTACCAGGAAGACGCTGATGTCCCGCCGGTACGGGTGGGCGAAGGCGACGATCCGCCGGGTGGTGCCCCGGCTGACCCGGTGGGAACGTAGCTGGTCGCCGTCGCGCATCGAACGCAGCATGCCCCAGCCGGCCCCCATGCCACCCATCCCACCGGATCCAGCCATCGGCACCCGCCACCTTCGTCTCGCCACCGTCGCGGGTACCAGTGTCCCGGACGCCTACGACAACAGTTCAGGTAACTGGTGTCTTCCCGTTGAGGCCTTACTGCCCGACCCGGCGGCTACTCGCCGGCTCCGGTCAGGTCCCGGATCCGTCGGGTCTGCGCCTCCCGCTCGGCGCGCAGCTGGGCGGCGGGGGTGCGGTCGGTGGCTCCGGTGAGCAGGGCCTTGATCTCGACGACCGCGTCGCGGGGCCCGGCCAGCACGGCCGCGACCAGGTCGGCGACGGCCGGGGCCAGCTCCGTCGCGGGCACCACCAGGTTGGCCAGCCCGAGCCGATCGGCCTCGGCCGCGTCGAGCCAGCGACCGGTGACGCAGATCTCCAGGGCCCTGGCGTAGCCGACCAGGTCGACGAGTCGCCGGGTGCCACCGAGGTCCGGCACCAGGCCGAGGGTCACCTCGGCCATCCGCAGCCGGGCGTCGTCGGCCAGGACGCGCAGGTCGCAGCCGAGGGCAAGCTGGAATCCGGCGCCTACGGCCGGCCCGTGCACGGCGGCGACGCTGATCACGTCGGGGCGGGCCAGCCAGGTGAAGGCCTCCTGGTACTCGGCGATCCGGGCGGCGCACTCGTCCGGCGACAGGGCGGCCAACGGCGGCGGGGTCGGATCGTCACCAGGCGGACCGTCACCAGGCGAGTCGGCTCGCGGATGGTCGGTCGCGGCGAGATCCGCATCGGTGCCACCCGCAGCGCTGGGATCGAGCAGTGCCTGGATCGCGCCCCGGTCGAGGCCGGCGGAGAAGGCCCGACCGGCGCCGCGGACCACCACGACGCGAACGTCGCCGCGCAGCTCCCGGCCGATGCCGCGCAGCGCCCGCCACATCTGCGGGGTTTGAGCGTTGAGCACGTCGGGCCGGTCCAACGTCACTGTCGCGACCGGCCCGTCGTAGTCGAGTCGTACGCCACCGGACACGGTCAACGAGGGCCTTGACCGTGACAGCGGGGTACGGGGCGCAACTGGATCGTCACCCCTTCTTGCGACGCCGAGCGCCGCCACGCTGGCGCAGTTGCACGCCGGACTCGGTGAGCACCCGGTGGACGAACCCGTACGAGCGGCCGGTGGAGGCCGCAAGGGCGCGGATGCTCTCGCCGGATGTGTACCGCTTGACCAGGTCCTTGGCCAGGGTCTGACGCTCGGCTCCGACGATCCGGCGACCCTTCTCGGTGGTGGCGGCTGTGCCGGTGGCTGCCATGCTGATTCCTCACGTCCCAGACTGTGCGGTTCGATGCGGTCCCACCTATTAGACCGTCTCCAACGATCATGCGCCAGATATCAACTGTTCGCCAACCGACACGCACAGCCCTGTCAGTTACCCGATACGGCGCCACCGAGGAATCCCACCGGCATGCCGGCAGCCCTTCGTCAGCCCCACCCGGTGCGCCTTGTTCATACAATTCACGCTATCCGATAATGACGTTCACCGATGAAGCATCGCCCCGGGCCGGGCTGCCGGAC
Proteins encoded:
- a CDS encoding helix-turn-helix domain-containing protein, with amino-acid sequence MAATGTAATTEKGRRIVGAERQTLAKDLVKRYTSGESIRALAASTGRSYGFVHRVLTESGVQLRQRGGARRRKKG
- a CDS encoding enoyl-CoA hydratase/isomerase family protein, which codes for MTVSGGVRLDYDGPVATVTLDRPDVLNAQTPQMWRALRGIGRELRGDVRVVVVRGAGRAFSAGLDRGAIQALLDPSAAGGTDADLAATDHPRADSPGDGPPGDDPTPPPLAALSPDECAARIAEYQEAFTWLARPDVISVAAVHGPAVGAGFQLALGCDLRVLADDARLRMAEVTLGLVPDLGGTRRLVDLVGYARALEICVTGRWLDAAEADRLGLANLVVPATELAPAVADLVAAVLAGPRDAVVEIKALLTGATDRTPAAQLRAEREAQTRRIRDLTGAGE
- a CDS encoding ABC transporter ATP-binding protein; this translates as MAGSGGMGGMGAGWGMLRSMRDGDQLRSHRVSRGTTRRIVAFAHPYRRDISVFLVTVVLAAGIGVATPVLAGDVVNTITAGRADAGATVVRLALLIAGLAVVDALLSLAQRWYAARIGEGIILDLRTRVFDHVQRMPLQFFTRTQTGALVSRLNNDVIGAQRAFTSTLSGVVSNVIQLVLTAAVMFTLSWQITALSLVLLPIFIVPARRVGKRLAEITRESYDLDAKMNATMTERFGVAGALLVKLFGQPEVEARRFAERADRVREIGIQSAMYSRTFFVAMLLVASLAQALTYGLGGWLAVTGAVSAGTVVTLALLLTRLYGPLTALSNVRVDVMSALVSFDRVFEVLDLAPSIAERPDAVVVPPGSSRLEFRDVRFRYPSAAEISLASLEDVATLDRTVSEPVLRGVSFTVEPGQLVALVGPSGAGKSTTAMLVSRVYDVSDGEIRVGGVDVRDATLDSLRDTIGVVTQDSHLFHETIAENLRYARPDATDDQMWAALRGAQVDGLVRALPDGLDTVVGERGYRFSGGEKQRIAIARLLLKAPSIVILDEATAHLDSESEAAVQRALSVALTGRTALVIAHRLSTVRDADQILVLDEGRIVERGRHAELIAAGGLYAELYRTQFAMADSPTPYLDDTGLDPVTAGSGRAFPAEQDLPPPSGTAAG